Proteins from a single region of Bogoriella caseilytica:
- a CDS encoding IS481 family transposase: MSHRSARLTVHGRLLIVQRYQAGWKQAHIAAAMGVSRKCVKTWIDRYATEGEPGLQTRSSRPHTMPTKTPQEVEQTVLTARAEHRQGPDVLSPKVGVAPRTVSRILRRHRVPYLRECDPMTGEVIRSSKHTATRYERQRPGELVHMDVKKLGRIPDGGGWRANGRAATQAAKMRRGKIGYDYVHSLVDDHSRLAYCEILPDEKGATCAGFLRRAAAYFAAKGITRIERVMTDNAFAYRHSNDVKQACAELGATQKFIKPHCPWQNGKVERLNRTLATEWAYRQNFTTSTSRSAALAPWLEHYNTERRHSSLGGKPPISRLSPT; this comes from the coding sequence GTGTCCCACCGTAGTGCCCGTCTCACCGTCCACGGCCGCCTGCTGATCGTCCAGCGCTACCAGGCCGGCTGGAAGCAAGCCCACATCGCCGCCGCCATGGGCGTCTCACGCAAATGCGTCAAGACCTGGATCGACCGGTACGCCACCGAGGGCGAGCCAGGGCTTCAGACCCGCTCCTCGCGGCCGCACACGATGCCGACCAAGACGCCGCAAGAGGTCGAGCAGACGGTGCTCACCGCTCGGGCCGAGCATCGCCAGGGCCCTGACGTGCTGAGCCCCAAAGTCGGCGTCGCGCCACGGACGGTGTCACGCATCCTGCGCCGCCACCGCGTGCCCTACCTGCGTGAGTGCGACCCCATGACCGGCGAGGTGATCCGCTCCTCGAAACACACCGCAACCCGCTACGAGCGCCAGCGCCCCGGCGAGCTGGTCCACATGGACGTCAAGAAGCTCGGCAGGATCCCCGACGGCGGCGGCTGGCGCGCCAACGGCCGCGCCGCGACCCAGGCGGCGAAGATGAGACGCGGCAAGATCGGCTACGACTACGTCCACTCACTGGTGGACGATCACTCCCGGCTGGCCTACTGCGAGATCCTGCCCGACGAGAAGGGCGCCACCTGCGCCGGATTCCTCAGACGGGCTGCGGCCTACTTCGCCGCAAAGGGCATCACCAGGATCGAGCGCGTCATGACGGACAACGCGTTCGCCTACCGGCACTCCAACGACGTCAAGCAGGCCTGCGCCGAGCTAGGAGCCACGCAGAAGTTCATCAAGCCTCACTGCCCCTGGCAGAACGGGAAGGTAGAACGACTCAACCGCACCCTCGCCACCGAGTGGGCCTACCGGCAGAACTTCACCACCAGCACCTCCCGATCCGCCGCCCTTGCACCCTGGCTCGAGCACTACAACACTGAACGCCGCCATAGCTCACTCGGAGGCAAGCCCCCGATCAGCCGCCTGTCACCAACGTGA